In Musa acuminata AAA Group cultivar baxijiao chromosome BXJ3-9, Cavendish_Baxijiao_AAA, whole genome shotgun sequence, a single genomic region encodes these proteins:
- the LOC135650229 gene encoding patellin-3-like encodes MAMETRPDEPEAAPAKEVVVAEVLSAEKEVVDKETSPEAAIEADTPGKKPALEAALAAEAEEEAGEKKAAVQEVEAKESSVVAADREDPEKKALDELKQLVRAALANKEFSPPPPPPAPAPPAPATADAAVVPTEELTSKAEEVKAEEETATTAVVESPKAVVEEPAPSIKEEEAEVPAPTLPTTEENAVVGDDDGAKTVEAIEETVVPVAAPPPAVDDAPAAESPKKEKENEKPAAPAAAAPSLPPAEEIFIWGVPLLGDERSDTVLLKFLRARDFKVKEAMTMLKNAVLWRKDFGIEELLNEDLGIPEMEKVVFMHGIDKEGHPVCYNVYGEFQNKELYAAAFADEEKRKQFLRWRIQYLEKGIRNMLDFNPEGVSTMVQVTDLKNSIGLAKKELRQALDLLQDNYPEFAAKQVFINVPWWYLAFNRMISPFFTQRTKSKFVFAGPSKSAETLFKYIAPEQVPVQFGGLSKENDPDFSTSDAATEITIKPSMKQAIEILVTEPCLLVWELRVLGWDVSYGAEFVPTAEDGYTVIVRKARKLVATNDPVVKDSFKIGDAGKVVVTVDNTSSKKKKLLYRYKTKSSTDSI; translated from the exons ATGGCCATGGAGACCAGACCCGACGAGCCAGAGGCGGCACCCGCTAAAGAGGTTGTCGTCGCTGAGGTGCTGTCGGCGGAGAAGGAGGTTGTCGACAAAGAGACGTCGCCAGAGGCTGCCATTGAGGCGGACACACCGGGCAAGAAACCAGCTTTGGAAGCGGCGCTGGCTgccgaggcggaggaggaggcggggGAGAAGAAGGCCGCCGTGCAGGAGGTGGAGGCGAAGGAGAGCAGCGTTGTTGCGGCTGACCGGGAGGACCCCGAGAAAAAGGCCCTCGACGAGCTCAAGCAGCTCGTCCGGGCTGCCCTCGCCAATAAGGAgttctcccctcctcctcctcctcccgctcCGGCTCCGCCGGCTCCAGCCACAGCCGATGCCGCCGTCGTGCCGACGGAGGAGCTTACCTCCAAAGCGGAGGAGGTTAAGGCTGAAGAAGAAACCGCTACTACAGCCGTGGTGGAATCTCCGAAGGCTGTGGTGGAAGAGCCGGCCCCATCGATCAAGGAGGAAGAGGCCGAGGTGCCAGCTCCGACGCTTCCGACGACGGAGGAGAACGCCGTCGTAGGAGATGACGACGGAGCCAAGACCGTCGAGGCCATAGAGGAAACCGTCGTGCCCGTCGCCGCTCCACCACCTGCAGTAGACGATGCGCCGGCGGCAGAATCCCcgaagaaggagaaggaaaacGAGAAACCAGCTGCTCCTGCAGCCGCCGCGCCGTCTCTGCCGCCGGCAGAGGAGATCTTCATATGGGGCGTCCCGCTCCTCGGCGACGAGAGGAGCGACACTGTTCTCCTCAAGTTCCTCCGCGCCCGGGACTTCAAGGTGAAGGAAGCCATGACCATGCTCAAGAACGCCGTGCTCTGGAGGAAGGACTTCGGCATCGAGGAGCTCCTCAACGAGGACCTTGGCATCCCGGAGATGGAGAAGGTGGTGTTCATGCACGGCATCGACAAGGAGGGCCACCCGGTGTGCTACAACGTCTACGGGGAGTTCCAAAACAAGGAGCTTTACGCTGCGGCCTTCGCCGACGAAGAGAAGCGGAAGCAATTCTTGCGATGGAGGATTCAGTACCTGGAGAAGGGGATAAGGAACATGCTGGACTTCAATCCGGAAGGGGTATCAACCATGGTTCAAGTCACGGATCTCAAGAACTCGATCGGCTTGGCGAAGAAGGAGCTCCGCCAGGCTCTCGACCTGCTTCAAGACAATTATCCTGAGTTTGCGGCCAAGCAG GTATTTATCAATGTCCCATGGTGGTACCTGGCTTTCAACCGGATGATTAGCCCCTTCTTCACACAGAGGACCAAGAGCAAGTTTGTTTTCGCAGGGCCATCAAAATCAGCTGAGACCCTTTTCAA ATACATTGCTCCTGAGCAAGTCCCAGTTCAGTTTGGAGGCCTTAGCAAGGAGAACGACCCAGATTTCAGCACTTCCGATGCTGCAACGGAGATCACCATTAAGCCATCAATGAAGCAAGCTATAGAAATTCTAGTTACTGAG CCATGCCTTCTCGTCTGGGAGCTCCGTGTTCTAGGCTGGGATGTCAGCTATGGTGCTGAGTTTGTGCCCACCGCAGAAGATGGATACACAGTGATCGTGCGGAAGGCGAGGAAGCTGGTCGCGACCAATGACCCGGTGGTGAAGGACAGTTTCAAGATTGGGGACGCCGGCAAGGTGGTTGTCACGGTGGACAACACCAgctctaaaaagaagaagctccTCTATAGATATAAGACCAAGAGCTCTACTGATTCCATCTGA